In Deltaproteobacteria bacterium, a genomic segment contains:
- a CDS encoding co-chaperone GroES, protein MKLKPLHDRILVKRLEEEEKTKGGIIIPDSAKEKPIKGEILAVGPGKVADDGKRVAMTVKAGDKVIFNKYAGTEIKIDGAEQLIMREDDVLAIIEA, encoded by the coding sequence ATGAAACTGAAACCTTTGCACGACCGGATCCTGGTCAAGCGTCTCGAGGAAGAAGAAAAGACCAAGGGCGGAATCATCATTCCCGACAGCGCCAAGGAAAAGCCCATCAAGGGAGAAATTCTGGCCGTTGGCCCCGGCAAGGTCGCCGACGACGGAAAGCGGGTCGCCATGACCGTCAAGGCTGGCGACAAGGTCATCTTCAATAAGTACGCCGGAACCGAGATCAAGATCGATGGTGCCGAGCAGCTCATCATGCGCGAGGACGACGTTCTGGCCATCATCGAGGCCTAG
- the groL gene encoding chaperonin GroEL: MAAKVILFDAKAREKLKKGVDVLADAVKVTLGPKGRNVVIEKSFGSPVITKDGVTVAKEIELEDKFENMGAQMVKEVASKTSDVAGDGTTTATILAQSIFAEGVKLVAAGRNPMAIKRGVDKAVVAVVAELEKLAKPTRDQKEIAQVGTISANNDSTIGNIIAEAMNKVGKEGVITVEEAKGFDTTLDVVEGMQFDRGYLSPYFVTNADKMTCEMEDPLILINEKKVSNMKDLLPVLEQVAKAGRPLVIIAEDVEGEALATLVVNKLRGTLQVAAVKAPGFGERRKAMLQDIATLTGGQVVSEDLGIKLESLTLDDLGNAKRVVIDKENTTIVDGAGNSEAIKARVKQIRNEIDETSSDYDREKLQERLAKIVGGVAVINVGAATETEMKEKKARVEDALNATRAAVEEGIVPGGGVALLRAEKALEKIKPADDDEAAGVETVRRALEAPLRQICVNTGFEGAVVVAKIREGKDSFGFNAATSEFEDLIKAGVIDPKKVTRTALQNAASVASLLLTTEAAIAEKPEDKKDMPAMPGGGMGGMGGMY, from the coding sequence ATGGCTGCCAAAGTCATTCTATTCGACGCCAAGGCTCGTGAAAAATTGAAAAAAGGTGTGGACGTCCTGGCCGATGCCGTCAAGGTCACTCTGGGACCCAAGGGCCGCAACGTGGTCATCGAGAAGTCCTTCGGTTCTCCGGTCATCACCAAGGACGGCGTGACCGTGGCCAAGGAAATCGAGCTGGAAGACAAGTTCGAGAACATGGGCGCCCAGATGGTCAAGGAAGTCGCTTCCAAGACCTCCGATGTCGCTGGTGACGGTACCACCACGGCCACCATCCTGGCCCAGTCCATCTTTGCCGAAGGCGTCAAGCTCGTGGCCGCCGGCCGCAACCCCATGGCCATCAAGCGTGGCGTCGACAAGGCCGTCGTGGCCGTTGTCGCCGAACTCGAAAAGCTGGCCAAGCCCACCCGTGATCAGAAAGAAATCGCCCAGGTCGGCACCATCTCCGCCAACAACGATTCCACCATCGGCAACATCATTGCCGAGGCCATGAACAAGGTCGGCAAGGAAGGCGTCATCACCGTGGAAGAGGCCAAGGGCTTCGACACCACTCTGGACGTGGTCGAGGGCATGCAGTTCGACCGCGGCTACCTCTCCCCCTACTTCGTCACCAACGCCGACAAGATGACCTGCGAGATGGAGGATCCGCTGATCCTCATCAACGAGAAAAAGGTCTCCAACATGAAAGACCTTCTGCCCGTGCTCGAGCAGGTGGCCAAGGCCGGACGGCCCCTGGTCATCATCGCCGAGGACGTCGAGGGCGAGGCCCTGGCCACCCTGGTGGTCAACAAACTCCGCGGCACCCTGCAGGTGGCCGCCGTCAAGGCCCCCGGCTTTGGCGAGCGCCGCAAGGCCATGCTCCAGGACATCGCCACCCTGACTGGTGGCCAGGTCGTGTCCGAGGATTTGGGTATCAAGCTCGAGAGTCTGACCCTCGACGACCTGGGCAATGCCAAGCGCGTGGTCATCGACAAGGAAAACACGACCATCGTTGACGGCGCCGGCAATTCCGAGGCCATCAAGGCCCGGGTCAAACAGATCCGCAACGAGATCGACGAGACATCCTCCGACTACGACCGCGAAAAGCTCCAGGAACGCCTGGCCAAGATCGTCGGCGGCGTGGCCGTCATCAATGTCGGTGCCGCCACCGAGACCGAGATGAAGGAAAAGAAGGCCCGCGTCGAGGACGCCTTGAACGCCACTCGCGCAGCCGTCGAGGAAGGAATCGTCCCCGGCGGCGGCGTCGCTCTCCTCCGGGCCGAAAAAGCCCTGGAGAAGATCAAGCCCGCCGACGACGACGAGGCCGCCGGCGTCGAAACCGTCCGCAGGGCCTTGGAGGCTCCCCTCCGCCAGATCTGCGTGAACACCGGGTTCGAGGGTGCCGTGGTCGTGGCCAAGATTCGCGAAGGCAAGGATAGCTTCGGCTTTAACGCCGCCACCAGCGAATTCGAGGACCTGATCAAGGCCGGAGTCATCGATCCCAAGAAGGTCACCCGCACGGCCCTGCAGAATGCCGCTTCCGTGGCCTCCCTGCTCCTGACCACCGAGGCCGCCATCGCCGAGAAGCCGGAAGATAAAAAGGACATGCCCGCCATGCCGGGCGGCGGAATGGGCGGAATGGGC